One region of Salinibacterium sp. TMP30 genomic DNA includes:
- a CDS encoding Xaa-Pro peptidase family protein — translation MSALPFTTSVYAARLERAAALAAEAGFDGIIVGPGPDLQYLVGVEGDTIERLTALVIKPGITPTIVVPRMELAKVRSTGTDELGLIVADWVDGQDPYALIAGTLPEATRVGVSDSLPALHVIPIGQRLAVNLELATPVLREGRMIKETAEISELRRAGTAIDAVHRRVPEMLRAGRTEREVAADIAKAIVAEGHRTVEFVIVGSGPNGADPHHEVSDRMIEDGDVVVVDIGGAVPSGYNSDSTRTYIVGTPEPSVAERIAILVQAQQAAVEAVRPGVTASDVDAAARRVLSRAGLAEAFLHRTGHGIGVSVHEEPYITPGNELLLREGMAFSIEPGIYFPGEWGARIEDIVVVTADGCEQLNVTEHALTAVGAASAPDESRMDAKV, via the coding sequence ATGAGCGCTCTTCCCTTCACGACTTCCGTTTACGCCGCTCGTCTCGAGCGCGCAGCAGCCCTAGCCGCCGAGGCGGGTTTCGACGGCATCATTGTGGGCCCAGGACCCGATTTGCAGTATTTGGTCGGCGTCGAGGGAGACACGATTGAGCGGCTGACAGCCTTAGTGATCAAGCCCGGCATCACGCCGACCATCGTTGTGCCGCGTATGGAGCTCGCGAAAGTGCGCAGCACAGGTACTGACGAACTCGGACTCATCGTCGCCGACTGGGTCGACGGCCAAGACCCGTATGCCCTGATCGCCGGGACGCTGCCTGAGGCGACTCGTGTAGGAGTGTCTGATTCGCTCCCGGCCCTGCATGTCATCCCGATCGGACAGCGGCTCGCGGTGAATCTCGAGCTCGCGACCCCGGTCCTGCGCGAGGGGCGAATGATCAAGGAAACCGCAGAAATTTCAGAACTACGTCGCGCTGGAACAGCGATCGACGCTGTTCATCGGCGAGTGCCGGAGATGCTGCGTGCCGGTCGGACTGAACGTGAAGTGGCGGCCGATATCGCTAAGGCAATCGTCGCCGAGGGGCACCGCACGGTCGAGTTTGTCATTGTCGGGTCGGGCCCGAATGGCGCCGACCCGCACCATGAGGTTTCGGACCGCATGATCGAGGATGGCGACGTCGTAGTAGTCGACATCGGCGGCGCGGTCCCGAGCGGCTACAACTCCGACAGCACACGAACCTACATTGTAGGAACTCCGGAGCCGTCGGTCGCTGAACGCATCGCCATACTCGTACAGGCACAACAGGCCGCCGTCGAGGCAGTGCGACCCGGCGTTACGGCTTCGGACGTTGACGCCGCCGCGCGACGAGTGCTCTCGCGGGCTGGCCTCGCCGAAGCCTTTCTGCACCGTACGGGTCACGGAATCGGGGTTTCAGTGCACGAGGAGCCGTACATTACCCCTGGCAACGAACTTCTACTGCGCGAAGGGATGGCGTTCAGTATTGAACCGGGTATCTACTTCCCCGGCGAGTGGGGCGCGCGCATTGAAGATATCGTCGTCGTGACAGCAGACGGATGCGAGCAACTGAACGTCACAGAACATGCGCTGACCGCGGTGGGTGCAGCTAGCGCACCCGACGAATCGCGAATGGACGCAAAAGTCTAG
- a CDS encoding plastocyanin/azurin family copper-binding protein has protein sequence MPKIDTKPLRPGCRIIYMSLTRTLWAPKATLAGALILPALLIALSGCAGTQPSPPMPSESSGMDQSAEAAENVVTTIGLKFMPKDLTVKVGTTVTWQNGETIGHTVTSGAWGDVNESTGLRGTQTPDGLFDHDLAPKGQEGDTFTYTFDEPGEYLYYCQPHLTMNATVTVEP, from the coding sequence GTGCCCAAAATTGATACCAAACCACTTCGCCCAGGGTGCCGAATCATCTACATGTCACTCACCAGAACACTTTGGGCACCGAAAGCCACCCTCGCAGGTGCGCTCATCTTGCCGGCACTTCTTATCGCGCTCTCGGGATGCGCAGGTACTCAACCATCCCCTCCGATGCCGTCCGAGAGCAGCGGGATGGATCAGTCTGCGGAAGCCGCCGAAAACGTCGTTACGACCATCGGCCTGAAGTTCATGCCGAAAGACCTCACCGTCAAGGTGGGCACCACGGTTACTTGGCAAAACGGCGAGACAATCGGTCACACCGTGACGTCCGGAGCCTGGGGCGACGTGAATGAGTCAACCGGTCTTCGCGGCACACAGACGCCCGACGGTCTCTTCGACCACGACCTAGCACCGAAGGGCCAAGAGGGCGACACCTTCACTTATACCTTCGACGAACCCGGCGAGTACCTCTACTACTGCCAACCGCACTTGACCATGAACGCAACCGTCACGGTCGAACCGTAA